From the Mycoplasmatota bacterium genome, one window contains:
- the atpE gene encoding ATP synthase F0 subunit C, with protein MLDLLTNVLDVTSNVLATTGIDNKAYAYLGAGIAMVAGLGPGIGQGLAASKACEAVGRQPEAAGPIRSMMLVGQGVAESTGIYALIIAIILIFVV; from the coding sequence ATGTTAGATTTATTGACAAATGTATTAGATGTTACAAGTAATGTATTAGCTACAACTGGTATCGATAATAAAGCGTATGCTTATTTAGGTGCTGGGATTGCGATGGTAGCTGGACTTGGGCCTGGTATTGGGCAAGGTCTTGCTGCAAGTAAAGCATGTGAAGCTGTTGGACGTCAACCTGAAGCTGCTGGTCCTATCCGTTCTATGATGTTAGTAGGACAAGGTGTTGCTGAATCAACAGGTATATATGCATTAATTATAGCAATAATCTTAATTTTTGTAGTGTAA
- a CDS encoding F0F1 ATP synthase subunit A gives MYHLKWVESDTFVIVPHVVSIIIIVIFLIILMLVINRKIKKADPLKKPKGLLLLVEIFVTTIDNFTVDMLGEKFKSFAPYLGYLAMYLFAANVFGLIGFTPPPTANLTVTLTFGLTTFFLIRYYGIKYNGWGHFKSLFKPIPLTPMNIIGELVVPISLSLRLFGNILSGTIVMALLYGGIGLVVNALSLKYLHMNFEYGELFAPFIGVPLLHVYFDLFAGFIQTFVFILLTSVFISTASEQ, from the coding sequence ATGTATCATCTTAAATGGGTAGAGAGTGATACGTTTGTAATCGTACCACATGTCGTGTCAATTATTATTATTGTCATATTTTTAATCATACTCATGCTTGTGATTAACCGGAAAATAAAGAAAGCAGATCCACTTAAAAAACCGAAAGGGCTATTATTACTTGTGGAGATATTTGTAACAACAATTGATAATTTTACTGTAGACATGCTAGGAGAAAAGTTTAAATCATTTGCACCATATCTTGGCTATTTAGCGATGTATTTATTTGCCGCAAATGTATTTGGTCTGATAGGATTTACACCTCCTCCAACTGCTAATCTAACAGTTACCTTAACCTTTGGGTTAACTACCTTTTTCTTAATTAGATATTATGGAATTAAGTATAATGGATGGGGGCATTTTAAATCATTATTTAAACCTATTCCATTAACGCCTATGAATATCATAGGAGAATTAGTTGTTCCAATTTCGTTATCTCTTCGTTTATTTGGAAATATCCTAAGTGGAACGATTGTAATGGCATTATTATATGGTGGAATTGGATTGGTGGTTAATGCCTTATCTCTTAAATACCTCCATATGAATTTTGAATATGGTGAATTATTTGCACCATTCATAGGAGTGCCATTATTACATGTTTATTTTGATTTATTTGCGGGGTTCATTCAAACCTTCGTGTTTATCTTGTTAACTTCGGTGTTTATTTCAACCGCATCAGAACAATAA
- a CDS encoding ATP synthase subunit I — MSDNQDFNTTYQKIIGISWVIMISVIIILSLVSIIFLSEQPWYSLPISYLLGAMTNIFAFNLLKNNIANITADSKNAIAGSFTNYAVRLMIYAFVLFISFNNDKLNPYVVASGFITVRIAIYIYSLLNKNK, encoded by the coding sequence ATGAGTGATAATCAAGATTTTAATACCACTTATCAAAAAATAATTGGAATATCATGGGTAATCATGATTTCTGTAATTATCATATTAAGTTTAGTATCAATAATATTTTTATCTGAACAACCTTGGTATAGTCTACCAATCAGTTATTTATTAGGTGCGATGACCAATATTTTTGCATTTAACTTATTAAAAAATAATATTGCCAATATAACAGCTGATAGTAAAAATGCCATTGCAGGTTCTTTTACGAATTATGCAGTTAGATTGATGATTTATGCTTTTGTATTATTTATAAGTTTTAACAATGATAAATTAAACCCTTATGTAGTCGCATCAGGCTTTATAACGGTTCGAATTGCGATTTATATATACTCATTGTTAAATAAAAATAAGTAG
- a CDS encoding AtpZ/AtpI family protein, which produces MNKENKEKAKYTYEELSEKYLEKKVLDKKTNKMKSLASDYQMIVSFIVTLVILIFLGIFLGNKLDQKLKTSPLFILLFTFLGIGASYRNLIKDANRKK; this is translated from the coding sequence ATGAATAAAGAGAATAAAGAAAAAGCAAAATATACTTATGAGGAATTAAGTGAAAAATACCTCGAAAAAAAAGTGTTAGATAAAAAAACGAATAAGATGAAAAGTTTGGCATCTGATTATCAAATGATTGTTTCATTTATAGTGACACTTGTTATTTTAATTTTTCTTGGAATATTTTTAGGAAACAAGCTAGATCAAAAGTTAAAGACCTCACCATTATTTATACTCCTATTTACTTTCTTAGGGATTGGAGCGAGTTATCGTAATTTGATTAAAGATGCAAATAGAAAAAAGTAA
- the upp gene encoding uracil phosphoribosyltransferase, whose product MHSIKDDNLVLVIDHPLITHKLTQIRKKETGTNEFRKIVNEIGGLMVYEITRDLGLEDVNIETPVESMTAKQLSGEKLVICPILRAGLGMVDGILQMLPSARVGHIGLYRDEETLQPVEYFAKFPNKLDERLVIIVDPMLATGGSAISAVDIVKKRGAKNIKFVCLVAAPEGVAVLRDKHPDVPVYIAALDEKLNEKGYIVPGLGDCGDRIFGTK is encoded by the coding sequence ATGCATAGTATTAAAGATGACAATTTAGTATTAGTTATAGACCATCCCCTAATTACCCATAAATTGACACAAATCCGTAAAAAAGAAACTGGTACGAATGAGTTTCGAAAAATTGTCAATGAAATTGGTGGATTGATGGTTTATGAAATAACAAGGGACTTAGGTTTAGAAGATGTTAATATTGAGACTCCTGTAGAATCTATGACAGCTAAGCAATTATCAGGAGAAAAACTAGTTATTTGTCCAATTCTTCGAGCAGGACTTGGGATGGTAGATGGTATTTTACAAATGTTACCATCAGCACGTGTAGGTCATATTGGTTTATATCGTGATGAGGAAACCCTACAACCTGTTGAATATTTTGCAAAATTTCCTAATAAATTAGATGAAAGATTGGTTATCATTGTTGACCCAATGCTAGCTACAGGTGGTTCAGCCATAAGTGCTGTTGATATTGTAAAAAAACGTGGCGCAAAAAACATTAAATTTGTATGCTTGGTAGCAGCACCTGAAGGAGTAGCTGTATTAAGGGACAAGCATCCTGATGTACCCGTATATATTGCCGCTTTAGATGAAAAGCTAAATGAAAAAGGATATATCGTCCCAGGATTAGGTGATTGTGGAGATAGAATTTTTGGGACAAAATAG
- a CDS encoding serine hydroxymethyltransferase, producing MSVLKEKDPIIFENVKLELERQRRNLEMIASENFVSEAVLEAQGSVLTNKYAEGYPNKRYYGGCVNVDKVEDIARDRLKKLFNAEHVNVQPHSGSQANMSAYMTILNHGDTVLGMDLAHGGHLTHGHPLNFSGKSYQFISYGVSKETETIDYENVRQIALEKKPKLIVAGASAYPREIDFKKFSEIAQEVGAYFMVDMAHIAGLVAANLHMSPVPYADFVTSTTHKTLRGPRGGIVLTKEKYAKELDKAVFPGMQGGPLMHVIAAKAVSFYEALQPEYKEYMQQVKDNAKKLSDSLKEKGFRIVSGGTDNHMVLVDVKSSFNVTGKEAEHLFDEVGITTNKNMIPFDNEKPFVTSGIRLGTPALTTRGLTLVDMEEIADIMYETLKNKEDNNNIDVQRYRVKKITERYPLYPKF from the coding sequence ATGAGTGTATTAAAGGAAAAAGATCCGATAATTTTTGAAAACGTAAAATTGGAGTTAGAAAGACAAAGAAGAAATTTAGAAATGATTGCCTCAGAAAATTTTGTATCAGAAGCAGTTTTAGAAGCACAAGGGTCTGTATTAACAAATAAGTATGCGGAAGGTTATCCGAACAAACGCTATTATGGTGGATGTGTCAATGTTGACAAGGTAGAGGATATCGCAAGAGATCGACTAAAAAAATTATTTAATGCCGAACACGTTAATGTTCAACCACATTCGGGTTCTCAAGCTAACATGTCTGCATATATGACGATTTTAAATCATGGCGATACTGTCTTAGGGATGGATTTAGCCCATGGTGGTCATCTAACGCATGGTCATCCATTAAACTTTTCAGGGAAAAGTTATCAATTTATAAGTTACGGTGTATCAAAAGAAACAGAAACAATTGATTATGAAAATGTGAGACAAATTGCATTAGAGAAAAAACCAAAATTGATTGTAGCTGGCGCTAGTGCTTATCCAAGAGAAATTGATTTCAAAAAATTTAGCGAGATTGCTCAAGAAGTGGGTGCTTATTTTATGGTTGATATGGCACACATAGCTGGTCTAGTAGCAGCTAATCTTCACATGAGCCCTGTACCATATGCTGATTTTGTAACATCAACTACGCATAAAACATTACGTGGTCCTCGTGGTGGAATTGTTTTAACAAAAGAAAAATATGCTAAAGAATTAGATAAAGCAGTATTTCCAGGAATGCAGGGTGGTCCTTTAATGCATGTTATTGCTGCTAAAGCAGTTAGTTTTTATGAAGCATTACAACCTGAATATAAGGAATATATGCAACAGGTAAAAGATAATGCGAAAAAATTATCTGATAGTTTAAAAGAAAAAGGATTTAGAATTGTTTCAGGTGGAACTGATAATCATATGGTATTAGTTGATGTGAAATCTAGTTTTAATGTAACAGGAAAAGAAGCAGAACATTTATTTGACGAAGTTGGAATAACAACGAATAAAAATATGATCCCATTTGATAATGAAAAACCATTTGTGACTAGTGGTATTCGTTTAGGAACACCTGCTTTAACTACTAGAGGGTTAACATTAGTTGATATGGAAGAAATCGCAGACATAATGTATGAAACTTTGAAAAATAAAGAGGATAATAACAATATAGATGTTCAAAGATATCGCGTTAAAAAAATAACTGAACGTTATCCACTATATCCCAAATTTTAA
- the rpiB gene encoding ribose 5-phosphate isomerase B: MKVALGSDHAGYDLKQSIKQILDEMKIEYTDFGTDEAISCDYSDYAIIVSEKVAKGEYDRGILVCGTGIGMSIASNKVKGIRAALIENIYSAKVTREHNNSNVLCLGGRVTGLEVAKEIVKTWLGTDFIGGKHERRVGKITTYENLNK; this comes from the coding sequence TTGAAAGTTGCACTTGGAAGTGATCATGCTGGTTATGATCTAAAACAATCAATTAAACAAATATTAGATGAAATGAAAATAGAATATACTGATTTTGGAACTGATGAAGCAATCAGTTGCGATTATTCAGATTATGCGATTATTGTTAGTGAAAAAGTCGCAAAAGGTGAATATGATAGAGGAATATTAGTGTGTGGTACGGGGATTGGTATGAGTATTGCTAGTAATAAGGTTAAGGGGATAAGAGCAGCACTCATCGAAAATATTTATTCAGCTAAGGTAACAAGAGAGCATAATAATAGTAATGTATTATGTTTAGGTGGTAGAGTAACCGGTCTTGAAGTCGCAAAAGAAATCGTTAAGACTTGGTTAGGTACTGATTTTATAGGTGGAAAGCATGAAAGACGGGTAGGTAAAATAACAACCTATGAAAATTTAAATAAATAA
- a CDS encoding DUF3137 domain-containing protein: MLEEIYQKIDQYKKNGWNTIIVLLIISCMLFLLLVYRLFNAQKVTFLLLAFGSVVTASLIIAIIVIVKNSKKINKLVQEELLPYMLRQVSIDYQMTDDVFMKEEVIRSLIISRYGSFKSFKIVKGNVNHIPVRFSFIYDIVSTGQSSYDVFSGTYISFQTNQKVDGFVQLRDKGRAEKNKKLEIDTHQYKSGIANRFSDIRFFTSQDYLAEKYFTEELVKLYSEIKKEYKKGFYLTIMDKELVIGIHNRKNLFQFGFFKKLNQECIDKQLKEYHKLNHIINEITKYINDYINN; the protein is encoded by the coding sequence ATGTTGGAAGAAATTTATCAAAAGATTGATCAATATAAAAAAAATGGATGGAATACTATTATAGTGTTGCTTATTATTAGTTGTATGTTATTTTTATTACTTGTGTATCGTTTGTTTAATGCTCAAAAGGTAACATTTTTATTGCTAGCATTTGGTAGTGTAGTTACTGCTAGTTTAATAATCGCTATTATAGTGATAGTTAAAAATTCAAAAAAAATAAATAAATTGGTACAAGAAGAACTACTACCATACATGCTTAGACAAGTCAGTATTGATTATCAAATGACGGATGATGTTTTTATGAAAGAAGAAGTAATTAGAAGTCTCATCATTAGTCGTTATGGTTCTTTTAAATCTTTTAAAATTGTGAAGGGTAATGTAAATCATATTCCGGTACGTTTTAGTTTTATATATGATATTGTATCAACAGGTCAAAGTTCATATGATGTATTTTCGGGAACGTATATTAGTTTTCAAACAAATCAAAAGGTTGATGGTTTTGTTCAATTAAGAGATAAAGGTAGGGCTGAAAAAAATAAAAAATTAGAAATAGATACTCATCAATATAAAAGCGGTATTGCGAATCGATTTAGTGATATTCGTTTTTTTACTAGCCAAGACTATTTAGCAGAGAAGTATTTTACTGAGGAATTAGTTAAATTGTATTCAGAAATAAAAAAAGAGTATAAAAAAGGGTTTTATTTAACCATTATGGATAAAGAATTAGTAATTGGAATTCATAATAGAAAGAATTTATTTCAATTTGGATTTTTTAAAAAGTTAAATCAGGAATGTATTGATAAACAATTGAAAGAATATCATAAATTAAATCATATAATAAATGAAATAACAAAGTATATTAATGATTATATTAATAATTAA
- a CDS encoding helix-turn-helix transcriptional regulator, whose protein sequence is MSTNFREVLKKIGITQQELADYLGISRQYLNNYLDETLEEPKIPQKYFDNILFLFECKTRDEIYDDAFIRNAKTIKKRMGIVKSTKESIDNLFNIEHEKKMELFKIVEYFQNLIKLDQDLLESFAIFMENITKEESYRSLLSYIGKKYVLIQFDDPRFNSDIDKCREALLNEVFDEPNLNFEEYKDKYEKFVNSTKKQNEIDLGALKKSLSELGYTNISQKEVVDLLKKYNEIKNTDKEKE, encoded by the coding sequence ATGAGTACCAATTTCCGTGAAGTGTTAAAAAAAATTGGCATAACACAACAAGAATTAGCGGATTATCTTGGCATTTCAAGACAATACTTAAATAATTATTTAGATGAGACATTAGAAGAACCGAAAATTCCCCAAAAATATTTTGACAATATATTATTTTTATTTGAATGTAAGACAAGAGATGAAATATATGATGATGCATTTATAAGAAATGCCAAAACTATTAAAAAACGGATGGGGATTGTTAAGTCTACAAAAGAAAGTATTGACAACTTATTTAATATAGAACACGAAAAGAAAATGGAACTGTTTAAAATAGTGGAGTATTTTCAAAATTTAATAAAATTAGATCAAGATTTATTAGAATCATTCGCTATCTTTATGGAGAATATTACTAAAGAAGAGTCTTATCGTTCTTTACTAAGTTATATTGGTAAAAAATATGTTTTAATTCAGTTTGATGATCCACGTTTTAATTCAGATATAGATAAATGTAGAGAAGCTTTGTTGAATGAAGTGTTTGATGAACCAAATTTGAATTTTGAGGAATATAAAGATAAATATGAGAAATTTGTTAATAGTACTAAAAAACAAAATGAAATTGATTTAGGGGCACTTAAAAAGTCTCTGTCGGAATTAGGATATACGAATATCTCACAAAAAGAAGTTGTTGATTTGCTTAAAAAGTATAATGAAATTAAAAATACAGATAAAGAAAAGGAATGA
- the clpP gene encoding ATP-dependent Clp endopeptidase proteolytic subunit ClpP translates to MNLVPTVIEQTGKGERAYDIYSRLLKDRIILLSGEITDQLANSIIAQLLFLASEDSEKDIQLYINSPGGVITAGMAIYDTMEYIKPNVCTICCGMAASMASFLLACGEKGKRYSLPNSEIMIHQPSGGTQGQATEIRIAAERIIKIKNRMNKILAEKTNQPVEVIERDTERDYFMFADEALEYGIIDKIITK, encoded by the coding sequence ATGAATTTAGTACCAACAGTAATTGAACAAACCGGAAAAGGTGAACGTGCGTATGATATTTACTCTCGTTTATTAAAGGATAGAATTATATTATTAAGTGGTGAGATTACAGACCAACTCGCTAACAGCATTATAGCTCAACTTCTATTTCTCGCTAGTGAGGATAGTGAAAAAGATATTCAACTCTATATCAATAGCCCTGGAGGCGTTATTACAGCTGGTATGGCTATATACGATACCATGGAATATATTAAACCAAATGTTTGTACTATTTGTTGTGGTATGGCTGCTTCAATGGCATCGTTTCTTCTTGCTTGTGGAGAAAAAGGTAAACGTTACTCATTACCAAATAGTGAAATCATGATACATCAACCATCAGGTGGAACACAAGGACAAGCAACTGAAATAAGAATTGCAGCTGAACGAATTATTAAAATAAAAAATAGAATGAACAAAATTCTGGCTGAAAAAACAAATCAACCCGTTGAAGTCATTGAACGTGATACTGAGCGTGATTATTTCATGTTTGCTGATGAAGCCTTAGAATATGGTATCATTGATAAAATCATTACGAAATAA
- a CDS encoding methyltransferase domain-containing protein: MIIKNETLFNNLLRDSEQTFKGWDFSYLNQSSRMVEFPLSWNYTIEVLRELTESKSLLDMGTGGGEFLSTLPLPKYTCATEGYPPNVQIAKDRLEPLGVHVYQIEDDNRLPFDDHSFDFIINRHEAFSSKELKRILLPNGYFITQQVGGKNDQELNSLLESEESIYASWNLDEAINKLQDEHFTILKQKEDITKTRFYDIGAIIYYLKAIPWQIPDFSIAKYRNHLIKIHNMIKETGYLDITCHRFFIIAKK, encoded by the coding sequence ATGATTATAAAAAATGAAACATTATTCAATAACTTATTAAGAGATAGTGAACAAACATTTAAAGGGTGGGACTTTTCTTATTTAAATCAAAGTAGTCGAATGGTAGAATTTCCTTTATCATGGAATTATACTATTGAAGTTTTAAGAGAACTTACAGAAAGTAAATCTTTATTAGATATGGGTACAGGTGGTGGAGAGTTTCTATCGACCTTACCACTTCCTAAATACACTTGTGCTACAGAGGGATACCCACCAAATGTTCAAATCGCAAAAGATCGCTTAGAACCACTCGGTGTTCATGTTTATCAGATAGAAGATGATAATAGATTACCATTTGATGATCATTCTTTTGATTTCATAATAAATCGTCACGAAGCCTTTAGTTCAAAGGAACTAAAAAGAATACTTTTACCCAATGGATATTTTATTACCCAACAAGTGGGGGGAAAAAACGATCAAGAATTAAATAGCTTATTAGAATCAGAAGAGAGTATCTATGCCTCATGGAACTTAGATGAAGCGATTAATAAACTACAAGATGAACATTTCACGATACTTAAACAAAAAGAAGATATAACAAAAACCCGATTTTATGACATTGGTGCCATTATTTATTACCTTAAAGCAATTCCTTGGCAAATTCCAGATTTCTCTATTGCAAAATATAGAAATCATTTAATTAAAATTCATAATATGATAAAAGAAACAGGCTACTTAGATATTACTTGTCATCGTTTCTTTATCATCGCAAAAAAATAA
- a CDS encoding cytoplasmic protein, protein MKENPIAAHQFCTSNRKMLEKDNLCGCFYCLEIFNPKGITGWIEDRDGDTALYPYCNIDSIISKSSGYPLTKKF, encoded by the coding sequence TTGAAAGAAAATCCAATTGCAGCACATCAATTTTGTACATCAAATAGGAAAATGTTAGAAAAGGATAATTTGTGTGGATGTTTTTATTGTCTTGAAATCTTTAATCCAAAAGGAATTACAGGTTGGATTGAAGATAGAGATGGTGATACAGCACTGTATCCTTATTGTAATATAGACTCAATAATTAGTAAAAGCAGTGGTTATCCTTTAACAAAAAAATTTTAG
- a CDS encoding D-alanine--D-alanine ligase, whose product MRLNVGVVFGGKSVEHEVSIITALQMIEQMNQLKYNPITIYLSKENDFYYHENMKDIAFFKDLNQLNMVAKKVIFDKKNNRHQLLSISNKKIKKLFDIDLIFLVVHGSNCEDGTLSAYFEMLDIPYVGSSVLSSAINQNKWKMKELLAYNEIRGVPYYGFYESDFYENEVNIFENCEKIGYPLIVKPASLGSSVGIKKCFNREELHQAILDAVQYDTEVLVEKVIEDLVELNCSVLGECTNLEASVVERVIQQDDILSYQDKYLRGSNKNSKGMESTNRELPANISDALKEEIQKVAIKAVKVIGARGVLRIDFLYDDKNKILFLNEINTIPGSLAFYLWKAKGLKYKELIERLIKLALKTYRIKNSKLISYDTNLLSLPTNLNKGKFMK is encoded by the coding sequence TTGCGTTTAAATGTTGGTGTAGTGTTTGGAGGAAAATCGGTTGAACATGAAGTGTCGATTATTACTGCTTTACAAATGATTGAACAAATGAATCAATTAAAGTATAATCCAATCACTATCTATTTATCCAAAGAAAATGATTTTTATTATCATGAAAATATGAAGGATATCGCATTCTTTAAAGATTTAAATCAATTAAATATGGTGGCGAAAAAAGTTATATTTGATAAGAAAAACAATAGACATCAATTATTATCTATATCGAATAAAAAGATAAAGAAATTATTTGACATTGATCTAATTTTTCTAGTAGTTCATGGATCAAATTGTGAAGATGGAACTTTATCAGCTTATTTTGAAATGTTAGATATTCCTTATGTAGGAAGTTCAGTCTTATCTTCAGCAATTAATCAAAATAAATGGAAAATGAAAGAACTATTAGCGTATAATGAGATTCGTGGTGTACCTTATTATGGATTTTATGAAAGTGATTTTTATGAAAATGAAGTTAATATATTTGAAAATTGTGAAAAGATAGGATATCCACTTATTGTTAAACCAGCTTCACTTGGGTCTAGTGTAGGGATAAAAAAATGTTTTAATCGAGAAGAACTTCATCAAGCGATATTAGATGCTGTACAGTATGATACTGAAGTACTTGTGGAAAAAGTTATTGAAGACTTAGTAGAATTAAATTGTTCAGTATTAGGGGAATGTACGAATTTAGAAGCTTCTGTTGTTGAAAGGGTCATTCAACAAGATGATATTTTAAGTTATCAAGATAAGTATTTACGAGGAAGTAATAAAAATAGTAAAGGGATGGAATCTACAAATCGAGAACTGCCTGCAAATATCAGTGATGCACTAAAAGAAGAAATACAGAAAGTAGCGATAAAAGCTGTTAAGGTTATAGGGGCGAGAGGGGTATTAAGAATTGATTTTTTATATGATGATAAGAATAAAATCTTATTCCTCAATGAAATAAATACAATTCCAGGCTCTTTAGCGTTTTATTTATGGAAAGCAAAAGGTTTGAAGTATAAGGAGTTAATAGAAAGATTAATAAAACTTGCGTTAAAGACTTATCGTATCAAAAATTCAAAACTTATTTCTTATGATACAAACTTACTATCACTTCCAACAAATTTAAATAAAGGTAAATTTATGAAATAA
- a CDS encoding UDP-N-acetylmuramoyl-tripeptide--D-alanyl-D-alanine ligase gives MNIWFNLLLIGTSILYLYILVKRYLYSCFILQLEHYQLGKYLDWFYKNKTNKKLLIPLVVSLLALILILFISFKYLLYFELVLGIITMWFINYKQEKKKLKITNRMKRMFSFTLFLAVVIFVINYLVLRNRFNIGEIIFIYLLINNFLVYDLVLIGSLLALPLEKYFQYKFIMKARSKILENNELKVIGITGSYGKTSTKFIIGDLLKKAYNVCITPNSYNTPMGVTLTVNEYLRNIDDYFVCEMGACRVGEIKELCDIVFPKIGVISSIGPQHLETFRTIKNIINTKFELVESLPSDGLAILNYDNYYIRNYIVRNKIKILTYGIEQSNVDYYALNIHYGTYGSTFEVQFPNKERYLFKTKLLGKHNICNILAGIALADYLEINIKKIIVAVEQLEPVAHRLELKSFSNYHVIDDSFNANIEGCANALDILSHFDQKKIIITPGMIELGREQYDHNYRFGEKIAQICDYVVLVGRKQTKPIRDALIDIQFPEENIFVTNQYEEGFKHIIDHFKTNFTVLIENDLPDNYSEN, from the coding sequence ATGAATATATGGTTTAATTTACTATTGATAGGTACATCGATTCTTTATCTTTACATATTGGTTAAAAGATATTTGTATAGTTGTTTTATACTTCAACTAGAACATTATCAATTGGGGAAATACTTAGATTGGTTTTATAAAAATAAAACGAATAAAAAATTACTAATTCCATTGGTTGTATCCTTACTTGCTCTTATTTTAATATTGTTTATTTCTTTTAAATATCTTTTATATTTTGAACTCGTTTTAGGAATTATTACGATGTGGTTTATCAATTATAAACAAGAAAAAAAGAAACTTAAAATCACAAATCGTATGAAACGAATGTTTTCCTTTACATTATTTCTAGCTGTTGTTATATTTGTGATTAATTATTTAGTTCTTAGAAATAGATTTAATATAGGTGAAATAATATTTATATATCTATTAATTAATAATTTTTTGGTTTATGATTTAGTTTTAATTGGATCATTATTAGCACTACCGCTTGAAAAATATTTTCAATATAAGTTTATAATGAAAGCAAGAAGTAAGATTTTAGAAAATAATGAATTAAAAGTAATTGGGATTACTGGTAGTTATGGTAAAACATCAACAAAATTTATCATTGGTGATCTATTAAAAAAAGCATATAATGTGTGTATTACACCAAACTCCTATAATACCCCAATGGGAGTAACTTTAACAGTCAATGAATACTTAAGAAATATTGATGACTATTTTGTTTGTGAGATGGGGGCTTGCCGGGTAGGTGAGATAAAAGAACTTTGCGACATTGTATTTCCTAAAATAGGGGTTATTTCTTCAATTGGTCCACAACATTTAGAGACATTTCGCACGATTAAGAATATTATAAATACGAAGTTTGAATTAGTAGAATCATTACCAAGTGATGGATTAGCGATATTAAATTATGATAATTACTATATTAGAAATTATATTGTTAGAAATAAAATTAAAATTTTAACTTATGGTATTGAGCAATCTAATGTCGATTATTATGCTTTAAATATTCATTATGGAACGTATGGTTCTACTTTTGAAGTTCAATTTCCAAATAAAGAAAGATATTTGTTTAAAACCAAATTACTAGGTAAACACAATATATGTAATATTCTAGCTGGAATTGCCTTAGCAGATTATTTAGAAATAAATATCAAAAAAATAATTGTAGCAGTTGAACAACTAGAACCTGTAGCTCATCGATTAGAATTAAAAAGTTTCTCTAACTATCATGTGATAGATGATTCATTTAACGCAAATATTGAAGGATGTGCGAATGCATTAGATATTTTAAGTCATTTTGATCAAAAGAAAATTATTATAACACCAGGGATGATTGAACTAGGTAGAGAACAATATGATCATAATTATCGATTTGGTGAAAAAATTGCTCAAATATGCGATTATGTTGTCTTAGTAGGTAGAAAACAAACAAAACCAATTCGGGATGCTTTAATAGATATTCAATTTCCTGAAGAAAACATTTTTGTCACAAATCAATATGAGGAAGGTTTTAAACACATCATCGACCATTTTAAAACTAATTTTACAGTTTTAATTGAAAATGACTTACCTGATAATTATAGTGAGAATTAA